The Claveliimonas bilis genome window below encodes:
- a CDS encoding glycosyltransferase family 2 protein: MNKKKKVSIIIPVYKVEKYLVRCLNSIISQTYGNLEIILIDDGSPDNCPRICDAFMEKDKRIVVIHQENRGLSSARNSGLKICTGEYIAFFDSDDFVNVNAIKRWVELLESTEADLVVGNIEKFYGTKDSDEIIKSRPDGKKYFVKRSEDLLKAMFLSNCDLCVAWGKLYRKELLAGIYFREDVFFAEDMFVSHILFDRSNKIIVDQFTGVYYSQEGTSLVRSSFNIRKLDMLYASDEWLEFVKNKYPNLIEAAFYRNIVITCNMFGDVVYWNNSKAESILNILSNKVTNNWESIKTNQYFSFKDIFKAYMVKMNWIKTMKIYKTVRLKIAQLQRKLQDIKV; encoded by the coding sequence ATGAATAAGAAAAAGAAAGTATCGATAATTATACCTGTGTATAAGGTTGAAAAGTATTTAGTTAGATGTCTGAATTCAATAATTAGTCAAACATATGGGAATTTAGAAATAATACTTATTGATGATGGTTCGCCAGATAATTGCCCCAGAATATGCGATGCTTTTATGGAGAAAGATAAAAGAATAGTAGTAATACATCAAGAGAATCGAGGACTCTCATCGGCGAGAAATAGTGGACTAAAAATTTGTACTGGTGAATATATAGCATTTTTTGATAGTGACGATTTTGTCAATGTTAATGCAATTAAGAGATGGGTTGAATTACTTGAAAGCACAGAGGCAGATTTAGTGGTCGGAAATATTGAAAAATTCTATGGAACTAAGGATTCAGATGAAATCATAAAAAGTCGGCCTGATGGTAAGAAGTACTTTGTAAAAAGATCAGAGGACTTATTAAAGGCAATGTTTCTGAGCAATTGTGATTTGTGCGTTGCATGGGGAAAACTGTATCGCAAAGAGTTATTAGCAGGTATTTACTTTAGGGAAGACGTTTTTTTTGCTGAGGATATGTTTGTCTCACATATATTATTCGATAGATCAAATAAAATAATTGTTGATCAATTTACCGGGGTCTATTATAGCCAAGAGGGGACGAGTTTAGTCAGGTCCTCTTTTAATATTAGGAAATTAGATATGCTTTATGCGTCAGATGAATGGCTTGAATTTGTTAAGAATAAATATCCAAATTTGATTGAGGCTGCTTTTTATAGAAATATCGTTATTACATGTAATATGTTTGGCGATGTGGTTTACTGGAATAACTCTAAAGCAGAATCAATACTCAATATACTTTCCAATAAGGTAACTAATAATTGGGAATCGATAAAAACCAATCAATATTTTTCGTTTAAAGATATATTTAAAGCATATATGGTTAAAATGAATTGGATAAAAACTATGAAAATATACAAAACTGTCCGTTTAAAAATAGCACAATTGCAGAGAAAATTGCAAGATATAAAAGTATAA
- a CDS encoding lipopolysaccharide biosynthesis protein, whose product MSIDTVSHKTKLMVKSIAWYTISNVLLRSVSLITSPIFTRLLSTSDYGIVSNFQTWTQLIGCITGLGLGTAIIRGKVEFGEDFKEFLSSVQTLGFISAISALIICLPFLRELSQFMVLDQFCIIFMLIYLVFSPSVTFMQINYRFEYKYKKNILIAVFNTLGNVVCSITLILMWTDKRYFGRIIGTSIPMLLLGIVFFVKIFHDGKIFYNKGYWKYALRLGLLIIPHSLAMIALGQIDRIMIIRMCGESEAGIYSFGYAYAIVIGMLTNAINEGIQPEIYDLIQKKAYKNLNIMTRNICLIVSAIGFAMILFGPEALKILGTESYYEARWVIFPIVIGSIFQLMYQNYACVEIYAKDTKIIAIGSILAALIDIVLNYIFIPIYGYFVAGYTTLAGYFFLMIFHFWGARKVMNGEKIFIGSDVVVLSVILIMGGMFCNLCYFLEDYVRYLVLVLVIFVAIWKGEAFVSKYFGKTKNCK is encoded by the coding sequence ATGAGTATTGATACAGTATCACATAAAACAAAATTAATGGTTAAGTCCATAGCTTGGTATACAATTTCTAATGTATTACTTCGATCTGTGAGCCTGATTACTTCTCCTATATTTACAAGACTATTAAGCACCTCAGATTACGGGATTGTTAGTAACTTTCAAACGTGGACACAGCTTATTGGTTGTATTACCGGTCTTGGTCTTGGTACTGCAATAATCCGTGGTAAAGTTGAATTTGGAGAGGATTTTAAAGAGTTTTTATCTAGTGTTCAGACACTTGGCTTTATATCAGCCATATCTGCTCTTATAATTTGTCTCCCCTTTTTAAGAGAACTTTCCCAGTTTATGGTATTAGATCAATTTTGCATAATTTTTATGTTGATATATCTAGTATTTTCCCCGTCTGTCACTTTTATGCAAATAAATTATAGATTTGAATATAAGTATAAGAAAAATATCCTAATTGCGGTTTTTAATACATTAGGGAATGTTGTTTGCTCGATTACTTTAATTTTAATGTGGACAGATAAAAGATATTTTGGGCGTATTATTGGAACATCAATTCCGATGCTTTTACTTGGAATAGTATTTTTCGTTAAAATATTTCATGATGGAAAAATTTTTTACAACAAAGGATATTGGAAATATGCACTCCGCCTTGGGTTACTAATAATACCGCATTCTCTTGCAATGATAGCTCTGGGACAGATAGATAGAATTATGATTATTCGTATGTGTGGAGAATCAGAGGCAGGAATTTACAGTTTTGGATATGCTTACGCTATTGTTATTGGAATGCTTACTAATGCTATCAATGAGGGAATTCAACCTGAAATATATGATTTGATTCAAAAAAAAGCCTATAAAAATCTTAATATTATGACTAGAAATATTTGTTTAATCGTTTCTGCCATAGGTTTTGCGATGATACTTTTTGGTCCGGAAGCATTAAAAATATTAGGGACAGAGTCATATTACGAAGCGAGATGGGTGATTTTTCCTATTGTTATCGGATCTATTTTTCAACTTATGTATCAAAATTATGCTTGTGTAGAGATATATGCGAAAGACACAAAGATTATAGCAATAGGTTCTATATTGGCGGCCTTAATTGATATAGTATTAAATTATATTTTTATTCCTATATACGGCTATTTTGTTGCGGGATACACAACTCTAGCAGGATATTTTTTCTTGATGATTTTTCATTTTTGGGGTGCTAGAAAGGTAATGAATGGAGAAAAGATATTTATTGGAAGCGACGTTGTTGTATTAAGCGTGATTTTGATTATGGGCGGTATGTTTTGTAATTTGTGCTATTTTCTAGAGGATTACGTGCGTTATCTGGTTTTGGTATTAGTAATTTTTGTGGCTATTTGGAAAGGAGAGGCGTTTGTAAGTAAATACTTTGGGAAAACGAAAAATTGTAAATGA